A part of Vigna radiata var. radiata cultivar VC1973A chromosome 11, Vradiata_ver6, whole genome shotgun sequence genomic DNA contains:
- the LOC106778095 gene encoding uncharacterized zinc finger CCHC domain-containing protein At4g19190 isoform X1 — protein sequence MEGEEGGGIRLSKRIANGEVDYKTKSGTAWSHSYLNQKPWHPLSYPNQRRKWIAEQTHANRQRRAEEVSREFAQEQEFFRQTALISKKEKEKVELMQAVSFMYVRPPGYNAESAKAAEMNDEKKREDMDKGPQHDDGPSSSVPQSTNLNEEKKKPRPKDVFGRPLPTEEEFEVLKNAPRLETGVPARVKPFAVEVRNVKCLRCGNYGHQSGDRECPLKDVIMPNEESRLKRDDPLNAILAHTDPTEPLKWELKQRPGISPPRGGFKPDDPNQQIVAEDIFDEYGGFLGMDNIPELLTNFSKKPKKSKRSKHKKQQQINSDSEASSDDGERRRKKKKVKVKKKKQDHARSSSSETSVSEEGHRRSRYKSLHSSEDSDSYKNCQSRSKQERSFLSKGSERRRHGRCTHDRRKHPFLSEDSDSQTDDQSRKNAQKHEWKYTKKSKHDRRKHTYSSEDSDSQRDDQSRKNVPKHERKDTKKRPSFSNEDSGPACDHADNKNRDVISYSSDSSLQRQPKFKQSSHKHSTTTYSDSQKHQRNFGFDRYQGNQKSRDVQSYSPEDSDGDRDYQNRRIKPRYTPKYSEHPENDMDKENRKKRYSSKDSSTNGYHRSKRGRYERSYSSDYSDHRESRRNYRR from the exons ATGGAGGGGGAAGAAGGAGGAGGCATAAGGCTGAGCAAGCGAATCGCGAACGGAGAAGTTGATTACAAGACCAAATCCGGCACCGCCTGGAGCCACTCCTATCTTAACCAGAAGCCATGGCATCCTCTCTCTTATCCCAACCAACGCCGCAAGTGGATCGCCGAACAAACCCACGCCAATCGCCAACGCCGCGCCGAAGAGGTTTCTCGCGAg TTCGCGCAGGAGCAGGAGTTCTTTCGCCAAACCGCTCTCATCTCcaagaaggagaaggaaaag GTGGAGCTTATGCAAGCTGTTAGTTTCATGTACGTTCGTCCTCCAGGTTACAATGCCGAAAGCGCCAAAGCTGCGGAGATGAATGATGAGAAGAAACGAGAGGACATGGACAAGGGACCTCAGCACGATGATGGACCTTCCTCTTCAGT ACCGCAGAGTACGAATTtgaatgaagagaagaaaaaaccGAGGCCCAAGGATGTTTTTGGGCGGCCTCTTCCGACAGAAGAAGAATTCGAAGTTCTTAAAAATGCACCAAG ACTGGAAACAGGAGTTCCTGCTAGGGTGAAACCTTTTGCAGTTGAAGTTCGTAATGTAAAATGTTTAAGATGTGGGAACTATGGTCACCAAAGTGGTGATCGTGAATGTCCCTTGAAGGATGTTATAATGCCTAATGAGGAAAGCAGATTGAAAAGAGATGATCCCTTGAATGCTATCCTTGCTCACACAGATCCTACTGAG CCCCTAAAATGGGAGCTCAAACAGAGGCCAGGAATCAGTCCTCCTCGTGGAGGTTTCAAACCAGATGATCCCAACCAGCAGATAGTTGCCGAGGACATATTTGATGAGTATGGAG GTTTTCTTGGTATGGATAATATACCTGAGTTATTAACCAACTTTTCTAAGAAACCAAAGAAGTCCAAAAGGAGTAAGCACAAAAAGCAGCAACAAATAAATTCAGATAGTGAAGCATCATCTGACGATGGAGAAAGGAGacgtaagaaaaaaaaggttaaggtaaagaaaaagaagcaagATCACGCAAGGTCAAGTTCATCTGAAACTTCGGTCTCTGAAGAAGGCCATAGAAGGAGCAGATACAAGAGTTTGCATTCGTCTGAAGATTCTGACAGTTACAAGAATTGCCAAAGTAGGTCTAAACAAGAGCGTTCCTTTTTGTCCAAAGGTTCTGAACGTCGTAGGCATGGTAGGTGTACACATGACAGAAGAAAGCATCCTTTTTTATCCGAAGATTCCGACAGTCAGACGGATGATCAAAGTAGAAAGAATGCACAAAAGCATGAGTGGAAATATAccaaaaaaagtaaacatgacaGAAGAAAGCACACTTATTCATCAGAAGATTCTGACAGTCAGAGAGATGATCAAAGTAGAAAGAATGTACCAAAGCATGAGAGGAAAGATACAAAAAAAAGACCGTCATTTTCCAATGAGGATTCTGGTCCTGCGTGTGATCATGCTGATAACAAGAACAGGGATGTGATTTCTTATTCATCTGATTCTAGTCTTCAAAGACAACCGAAGTTTAAACAGAGCAGCCATAAGCATTCAACAACCACCTATTCCGATTCTCAAAAGCATCAGAGAAATTTTGGTTTCGATCGCTACCAAGGAAATCAGAAGAGCAGAGATGTGCAATCTTATTCACCTGAAGATTCTGATGGGGACAGAGATTATCAAAATAGAAGAATCAAACCAAGGTATACGCCCAAGTATTCTGAACATCCCGAGAATGATATGGATAAAGAGAACAGAAAAAAGCGGTATTCATCGAAGGATTCTAGTACCAATGGATATCATAGAAGTAAAAGAGGTAGATATGAGCGTTCGTATTCATCCGATTATTCTGATCATCGTGAGTCAAGAAGGAACTACAGGCGATGA
- the LOC106778095 gene encoding uncharacterized zinc finger CCHC domain-containing protein At4g19190 isoform X2, with product MASSLLSQPTPQVDRRTNPRQSPTPRRRGFSRVRAGAGVLSPNRSHLQEGEGKGYNAESAKAAEMNDEKKREDMDKGPQHDDGPSSSVPQSTNLNEEKKKPRPKDVFGRPLPTEEEFEVLKNAPRLETGVPARVKPFAVEVRNVKCLRCGNYGHQSGDRECPLKDVIMPNEESRLKRDDPLNAILAHTDPTEPLKWELKQRPGISPPRGGFKPDDPNQQIVAEDIFDEYGGFLGMDNIPELLTNFSKKPKKSKRSKHKKQQQINSDSEASSDDGERRRKKKKVKVKKKKQDHARSSSSETSVSEEGHRRSRYKSLHSSEDSDSYKNCQSRSKQERSFLSKGSERRRHGRCTHDRRKHPFLSEDSDSQTDDQSRKNAQKHEWKYTKKSKHDRRKHTYSSEDSDSQRDDQSRKNVPKHERKDTKKRPSFSNEDSGPACDHADNKNRDVISYSSDSSLQRQPKFKQSSHKHSTTTYSDSQKHQRNFGFDRYQGNQKSRDVQSYSPEDSDGDRDYQNRRIKPRYTPKYSEHPENDMDKENRKKRYSSKDSSTNGYHRSKRGRYERSYSSDYSDHRESRRNYRR from the exons ATGGCATCCTCTCTCTTATCCCAACCAACGCCGCAAGTGGATCGCCGAACAAACCCACGCCAATCGCCAACGCCGCGCCGAAGAGGTTTCTCGCGAg TTCGCGCAGGAGCAGGAGTTCTTTCGCCAAACCGCTCTCATCTCcaagaaggagaaggaaaag GTTACAATGCCGAAAGCGCCAAAGCTGCGGAGATGAATGATGAGAAGAAACGAGAGGACATGGACAAGGGACCTCAGCACGATGATGGACCTTCCTCTTCAGT ACCGCAGAGTACGAATTtgaatgaagagaagaaaaaaccGAGGCCCAAGGATGTTTTTGGGCGGCCTCTTCCGACAGAAGAAGAATTCGAAGTTCTTAAAAATGCACCAAG ACTGGAAACAGGAGTTCCTGCTAGGGTGAAACCTTTTGCAGTTGAAGTTCGTAATGTAAAATGTTTAAGATGTGGGAACTATGGTCACCAAAGTGGTGATCGTGAATGTCCCTTGAAGGATGTTATAATGCCTAATGAGGAAAGCAGATTGAAAAGAGATGATCCCTTGAATGCTATCCTTGCTCACACAGATCCTACTGAG CCCCTAAAATGGGAGCTCAAACAGAGGCCAGGAATCAGTCCTCCTCGTGGAGGTTTCAAACCAGATGATCCCAACCAGCAGATAGTTGCCGAGGACATATTTGATGAGTATGGAG GTTTTCTTGGTATGGATAATATACCTGAGTTATTAACCAACTTTTCTAAGAAACCAAAGAAGTCCAAAAGGAGTAAGCACAAAAAGCAGCAACAAATAAATTCAGATAGTGAAGCATCATCTGACGATGGAGAAAGGAGacgtaagaaaaaaaaggttaaggtaaagaaaaagaagcaagATCACGCAAGGTCAAGTTCATCTGAAACTTCGGTCTCTGAAGAAGGCCATAGAAGGAGCAGATACAAGAGTTTGCATTCGTCTGAAGATTCTGACAGTTACAAGAATTGCCAAAGTAGGTCTAAACAAGAGCGTTCCTTTTTGTCCAAAGGTTCTGAACGTCGTAGGCATGGTAGGTGTACACATGACAGAAGAAAGCATCCTTTTTTATCCGAAGATTCCGACAGTCAGACGGATGATCAAAGTAGAAAGAATGCACAAAAGCATGAGTGGAAATATAccaaaaaaagtaaacatgacaGAAGAAAGCACACTTATTCATCAGAAGATTCTGACAGTCAGAGAGATGATCAAAGTAGAAAGAATGTACCAAAGCATGAGAGGAAAGATACAAAAAAAAGACCGTCATTTTCCAATGAGGATTCTGGTCCTGCGTGTGATCATGCTGATAACAAGAACAGGGATGTGATTTCTTATTCATCTGATTCTAGTCTTCAAAGACAACCGAAGTTTAAACAGAGCAGCCATAAGCATTCAACAACCACCTATTCCGATTCTCAAAAGCATCAGAGAAATTTTGGTTTCGATCGCTACCAAGGAAATCAGAAGAGCAGAGATGTGCAATCTTATTCACCTGAAGATTCTGATGGGGACAGAGATTATCAAAATAGAAGAATCAAACCAAGGTATACGCCCAAGTATTCTGAACATCCCGAGAATGATATGGATAAAGAGAACAGAAAAAAGCGGTATTCATCGAAGGATTCTAGTACCAATGGATATCATAGAAGTAAAAGAGGTAGATATGAGCGTTCGTATTCATCCGATTATTCTGATCATCGTGAGTCAAGAAGGAACTACAGGCGATGA
- the LOC106777239 gene encoding upstream activation factor subunit UAF30 — MALTRVFGATAGRAFMAAAAKSAAKVKASPSGGAAAKPAGKKTAMVRTNTGIQKAVPVSSELGNFVGASEVSRTVAVKKVWEYIKQQNLQNPSNKKEVFCDAKLKTIFGGKDKVGFTEIARLLSSHFGKSG; from the exons ATGGCGCTAACTAGGGTTTTCGGTGCGACCGCTGGCAGGGCATTCATGGCGGCGGCGGCGAAGAGCGCGGCCAAGGTAAAAGCTTCTCCATCAGGCGGAGCAGCTGCAAAACCCGCGGGGAAGAAGACAGCCATGGTTAGAACCAACACCGGCATACAGAAGGCGGTTCCGGTCTCTTCCGAGCTCGGCAACTTCGTCGGCGCTTCTGAAGTGTCGCGAACTGTTGCGGTTAAAAAAGTGTGGGAGTACATCAAGCAGCAGAATCTTCAG AATCCTTCAAATAAGAAGGAGGTCTTTTGTGATGCAAAGCTGAAGACTATTTTTGGTGGGAAGGATAAGGTTGGGTTCACAGAGATTGCTAGATTGCTGTCTAGTCATTTCGGGAAATCAGGCTGA
- the LOC106777242 gene encoding uncharacterized protein LOC106777242 isoform X2 yields the protein MVSLGRRSMSTVAKAVAEITGTGNTKIRKSSSELCNFLGIPRHSRSEIALIISKFIKLYNFRSPGIKKDKIWEQNLQSLLRGRNSVGFPEIAKILSSEFSQGVINVKDSNMDSSMDSTKGKGSQKKGKPSKNLAVLDFFLQIFRP from the exons ATGGTATCCTTGGGTCGAAGGAGCATGTCCACGGTGGCGAAAGCGGTGGCAGAAATCACAGGCACCGGCAACACCAAGATCCGCAAATCTTCAAGTGAACTCTGCAACTTTCTCGGTATCCCTCGCCACTCTCGTTCCGAAATTGCCCTCATTATCTCCAAGTTCATCAAACTCTACAATTTCCGG AGTCCTGGTATTAAGAAGGACAAGATTTGGGAGCAGAATTTGCAATCGTTGTTGCGTGGAAGAAACAGTGTTGGCTTTCCTGAGATTGCTAAGATCCTGTCTTCGGAATTCAGCCAGGGTGTCATTAATGTGAAGGACAGTAACATGGATTCTTCAATGGATAGTACAAAGGGGAAAGGTTCTCAAAAGAAAGGGAAACCTTCTAAGAA TTTGGCAGTGCTTGATTTCTTTCTTCAAATCTTCCGACCATAA
- the LOC106777242 gene encoding uncharacterized protein LOC106777242 isoform X4 — protein MVSLGRRSMSTVAKAVAEITGTGNTKIRKSSSELCNFLGIPRHSRSEIALIISKFIKLYNFRSPGIKKDKIWEQNLQSLLRGRNSVGFPEIAKILSSEFSQGVINVKDSNMDSSMDSTKGKGSQKKGKPSKK, from the exons ATGGTATCCTTGGGTCGAAGGAGCATGTCCACGGTGGCGAAAGCGGTGGCAGAAATCACAGGCACCGGCAACACCAAGATCCGCAAATCTTCAAGTGAACTCTGCAACTTTCTCGGTATCCCTCGCCACTCTCGTTCCGAAATTGCCCTCATTATCTCCAAGTTCATCAAACTCTACAATTTCCGG AGTCCTGGTATTAAGAAGGACAAGATTTGGGAGCAGAATTTGCAATCGTTGTTGCGTGGAAGAAACAGTGTTGGCTTTCCTGAGATTGCTAAGATCCTGTCTTCGGAATTCAGCCAGGGTGTCATTAATGTGAAGGACAGTAACATGGATTCTTCAATGGATAGTACAAAGGGGAAAGGTTCTCAAAAGAAAGGGAAACCTTCTAAGAA ATAA
- the LOC106777242 gene encoding uncharacterized protein LOC106777242 isoform X1, with amino-acid sequence MVSLGRRSMSTVAKAVAEITGTGNTKIRKSSSELCNFLGIPRHSRSEIALIISKFIKLYNFRSPGIKKDKIWEQNLQSLLRGRNSVGFPEIAKILSSEFSQGVINVKDSNMDSSMDSTKGKGSQKKGKPSKNLMTNKSGKVAQSFIQWRKQYGKSFSRI; translated from the exons ATGGTATCCTTGGGTCGAAGGAGCATGTCCACGGTGGCGAAAGCGGTGGCAGAAATCACAGGCACCGGCAACACCAAGATCCGCAAATCTTCAAGTGAACTCTGCAACTTTCTCGGTATCCCTCGCCACTCTCGTTCCGAAATTGCCCTCATTATCTCCAAGTTCATCAAACTCTACAATTTCCGG AGTCCTGGTATTAAGAAGGACAAGATTTGGGAGCAGAATTTGCAATCGTTGTTGCGTGGAAGAAACAGTGTTGGCTTTCCTGAGATTGCTAAGATCCTGTCTTCGGAATTCAGCCAGGGTGTCATTAATGTGAAGGACAGTAACATGGATTCTTCAATGGATAGTACAAAGGGGAAAGGTTCTCAAAAGAAAGGGAAACCTTCTAAGAA TTTGATGACTAACAAATCGGGAAAGGTAGCACAATCCTTTATACAATGGAGAAAACAGTATGGCAAGTcattttcaagaatttga
- the LOC106777242 gene encoding uncharacterized protein LOC106777242 isoform X3 — protein sequence MVSLGRRSMSTVAKAVAEITGTGNTKIRKSSSELCNFLGIPRHSRSEIALIISKFIKLYNFRSPGIKKDKIWEQNLQSLLRGRNSVGFPEIAKILSSEFSQGVINVKDSNMDSSMDSTKGKGSQKKGKPSKK from the exons ATGGTATCCTTGGGTCGAAGGAGCATGTCCACGGTGGCGAAAGCGGTGGCAGAAATCACAGGCACCGGCAACACCAAGATCCGCAAATCTTCAAGTGAACTCTGCAACTTTCTCGGTATCCCTCGCCACTCTCGTTCCGAAATTGCCCTCATTATCTCCAAGTTCATCAAACTCTACAATTTCCGG AGTCCTGGTATTAAGAAGGACAAGATTTGGGAGCAGAATTTGCAATCGTTGTTGCGTGGAAGAAACAGTGTTGGCTTTCCTGAGATTGCTAAGATCCTGTCTTCGGAATTCAGCCAGGGTGTCATTAATGTGAAGGACAGTAACATGGATTCTTCAATGGATAGTACAAAGGGGAAAGGTTCTCAAAAGAAAGGGAAACCTTCTAAGAAGTAG
- the LOC106776981 gene encoding F-box protein SKIP31 — MTFSEDEDETLAQFLESEVLSEASDKEEETGEEPKAKRKRVTEDESTKGKEISDSSRTRKSIVVNNTVLPRRIDTGCFSKVPPELFHHILKFLSSEDLVSCSLVCRFLNCAASDESLWRRLYCMRWGLLPPTRKLRECPWKKLYIQRDGEDMVELVRNCQNEFKEYYIQMQAAKRSQAPLPSQLKDDRIILDKTLADQVASWKSSRGLSDVVVADHTCSGENCSYYQIGDVFICEKTGQVHVCDDTCREVIMDPTNELLVCTISGHCFDRLLSPSEMEPDAEQQQGGGTDEAEPFMGSGRFARAYLLGYNCADEKELEATLRFC; from the exons ATGACCTTCTCGGAGGACGAGGACGAGACTCTGGCCCAATTTCTGGAATCAGAGGTTCTCTCGGAGGCATCTGACAAG GAAGAGGAAACTGGGGAGGAACCAAAAGCAAAGAGAAAGCGCGTAACGGAGGATGAGAGTactaaaggaaaagaaatttctGATTCATCTCGCACACGGAAGAGCATTGTTGTAAACAATACGGTGTTGCCGAGAAGGATTGACACTGGTTGTTTCAGCAAAGTTCCACCCGAGCTTTTCCATCATATCCTTAAATTTCTGTCTTCTGAG GATCTTGTTTCTTGTTCCTTAGTCTGTAGGTTTCTAAACTGTGCCGCATCAGATGAGTCATTGTGGCGTCGTCT GTACTGTATGCGATGGGGTCTTCTCCCCCCTACCCGGAAGTTAAGGGAATGCCCATGGAAGAAGTTATACATTCAG CGTGATGGAGAGGACATGGTTGAACTTGTTAGGAACTGCCAAAATGAGTTTAAGGAGTACTACATTCAAATGCAAGCAGCTAAGCGAAGTCAAGCTCCTCTTCCTTCACAG TTGAAGGACGATAGGATAATTCTTGACAAAACATTAGCTGATCAAGTGGCATCATGGAAAAGCAGCAGAGGCCTAAGTGATGTAGTGGTGGCTGATCATACTTGTTCTGGGGAAAATTGCTCTTACTACCAAATTGGAGATGTATTTATTTGTGAGAAGACTGGACAAGTTCATG TTTGTGACGATACATGTAGAGAAGTAATTATGGATCCCACAAATGAGCTTTTGGTATGTACAATATCAGGTCACTGTTTTGATAGATTGTTGTCACCTTCCGAAATGGAGCCTGATGCT GAGCAGCAGCAAGGTGGTGGAACTGATGAGGCAGAACCATTTATGGGATCTGGCCGTTTTG CACGAGCTTATTTGCTGGGGTACAACTGTGCTGATGAAAAGGAGCTTGAAGCTACTTTGAGGTTTTGCTGA
- the LOC106776351 gene encoding glycine-rich protein A3: protein MGGGKDKHDEEDKGLFSNLAYGVAHSAHGYSSGAYPPPGAYPPPQGYPSGHGYPPQQGGYPPAGYPPAGYPPAGYPPAGGYPPAGYPPHGYPAPSAPHGYPAPHGSHGSGHSGVGTGALLAGGAAAAAAAYGAHHLSHGHHGYGGHGGYGHMPHGKFKNHGKFKHGKFGKHGKFKHGKFGKGMFKKWK from the exons ATGGGAGGTGGTAAGGACAAGCatgatgaagaagataaagGACTGTTCTCAAATCTGGCTTATGGGGTAGCCCACTCTGCCCATGGGTATTCTTCTGGGGCCTACCCTCCTCCAGGGGCGTATCCTCCTCCTCAAGGGTACCCATCTGGTCATGGCTACCCTCCACAACAAGGTGGTTATCCTCCAGCTGGTTATCCCCCTGCAGGTTACCCTCCTGCAGGTTATCCTCCTGCCGGGGGTTACCCTCCTGCTGGTTACCCTCCACATGGCTATCCTGCTCCATCTGCTCCACATGGTTATCCTGCTCCTCATG GATCTCATGGGTCTGGACACAGCGGTGTGGGGACAGGAGCATTGCTTGCAGGTGGTGCTGCGGCAGCAGCAGCTGCCTATGGGGCTCATCATCTTTCCCACGGTCACCATGGATATGGTGGACATGGTGGGTATGGACACATGCCGCACGGCAAATTCAAAAACCATGGCAAGTTCAAACATGGGAAATTTGGCAAGCATGGAAAATTTAAGCACGGAAAGTTCGGCAAGGGGATGTTCAAGAAGTGGAAATGA
- the LOC106777857 gene encoding ABC transporter E family member 2: protein MADRLTRIAIVSNDRCKPKKCRQECKKSCPVVRTGRLCIEVTSASKIAYISEELCIGCGICVKKCPFEAIQIINLPKDLDKDTTHRYGPNTFKLHRLPVPRPGQVLGLVGTNGIGKSTALKVLAGKLKPNLGRFTNPPDWQEILTYFRGSELQNYFTRILEDDLKAIIKPQYVDHIPKAVQGNVGQVLDQKDERDMKKELCADLELNQVIDRNVGDLSGGELQRFAIAVVAIQNAEIYMFDEPSSYLDVKQRLKAAQVIRSLLRPNSYVIVVEHDLSVLDYLSDFICCLYGKPGAYGVVTLPFSVREGINIFLAGFVPTENLRFRDDSLTFKVAETPQESAEEAQTYARYKYPTMTKTQGNFKLRVVEGEFTDSQIIVMLGENGTGKTTFIRMLAGLLKPDSIEGGSDVEMPEFNVSYKPQKISPKFQSTVRHLLHQKIRDAYTHPQFVSDVMKPLLIEQLMDQEVVNLSGGELQRVALCLCLGKPADIYLIDEPSAYLDSEQRIHAAKVIKRFILHAKKTAFVVEHDFIMATYLADRVIVYAGQPSIDCVANSPQSLLSGMNLFLSHLDITFRRDPTNFRPRINKLDSTKDREQKSAGSYYYLDD from the exons ATGGCCGATCGCTTGACGCGTATTGCCATAGTTAGCAACGACAGGTGCAAGCCCAAGAAGTGTCGCCAGGAGTGCAAGAAGAGTTGTCCAGTGGTCAGAACCG GTAGATTGTGTATTGAGGTTACTTCAGCTTCGAAGATTGCTTACATTTCTGAGGAATTGTGCATTGGATGCGGTATTTGTGTTAAG AAATGTCCTTTTGAAGCTATTCAGATTATCAACTTGCCAAAGGACTTGGATAAGGATACTACTCATAGATACGGTCCCAATACTTTTAAGCTGCATAG GTTGCCGGTGCCAAGGCCCGGGCAGGTGCTTGGATTGGTCGGGACGAATGGGATTGGGAAGTCCACTGCCCTTAAAGTTTTGGCTGGGAAGTTGAAGCCGAATTTGGGTCGATTTACT AATCCCCCTGACTGGCAGGAAATTTTGACATACTTTCGAGGATCCGAATTGCAGAATTACTTTACTCGGATTCTCGAGGATGATTTGAAG GCTATCATCAAGCCTCAGTATGTTGACCATATTCCAAAAGCTGTGCAAGGAAATGTGGGCCAGGTGCTAGACCAGAAAGATGAGAGAGACATGAAGAAGGAGCTTTGTGCAGATCTTGAGCTTAATCAAGTTATAGATCGTAATGTTGGGGATCTTTCAGGTGGTGAGCTCCAAAGGTTTGCCATTGCGGTTGTTGCAATCCAGAATGCTGAGATATACATGTTTGATGAACCTTCTAGTTATCTTGATGTGAAACAGAGGCTGAAAGCTGCACAAGTTATTCGATCATTGCTCAGGCCTAATAG TTATGTAATTGTTGTAGAGCATGATCTTAGTGTCTTGGACTACTTATCAGACTTTATTTGCTGTCTATATGGCAAACCTGGTGCATATGGAGTGGTGACACTTCCTTTCTCTGTCAGAGAAGGAATTAACATCTTTTTGGCTGGCTTTGTTCCGACAGAAAATCTGAGGTTCCGGGATGATTCGCTAACCTTCAAG GTTGCTGAGACTCCACAGGAAAGTGCTGAGGAGGCTCAGACATATGCTCGATATAAATACCCAACAATGACCAAAACTCAAGGCAATTTTAAACTTCGTGTAGTTGAAGGAGAATTTACTGATTCTCAGATTATTGTGATGCTGGGTGAGAATGGGACAGGAAAGACAACATTCATTCGTATGCTG GCTGGTTTATTGAAACCTGACAGCATAGAAGGTGGATCTGATGTGGAGATGCCTGAATTTAATGTTTCGTACAAGCCTCAGAAGATTAGTCCGAAGTTTCAATCAACTGTTAGGCACTTGCTACATCAAAAAATACGTGATGCATATACTCATCCCCAGTTTGTTTCAGATGTGATGAAGCCACTTCTTATTGAACAGTTAATGGACCAAGAAGTTGTGAATCTTTCTGGAGGAGAGTTGCAGCGAGTTGCTCTGTGTCTCTGTCTTGGCAAG CCTGCAGATATCTATCTGATAGATGAGCCAAGTGCATATCTGGATTCTGAACAGCGAATTCATGCTGCCAAAGTGATCAAGAGGTTTATTCTTCATGCAAAGAAAACTGCTTTTGTCGTTGAGCATGATTTCATCATGGCAACTTATCTCGCAGACAGAGTTATTGTTTATGCCGGTCAACCATCAATTGATTGTGTTGCAAATTCTCCTCAATCATTGTTGTCTGGGATGAACCTTTTCTTATCG CATCTTGATATCACATTTAGAAGGGACCCAACTAATTTTCGCCCAAGGATCAACAAACTTGATTCAACCAAGGACAGAGAACAAAAGTCTGCTGGGTCTTATTATTACCTTGATGATTGA